One Edaphobacter lichenicola DNA window includes the following coding sequences:
- the recR gene encoding recombination mediator RecR, translating into MSRLIEELRKLPGIGSKSAQRLAFHVLRSSAEDAEALSTAIRELKLHLRLCSVCNNITDVDPCGYCTNPVRNQRVVCVVEEPTNIATIEKTRSYHGVYHVLHGTLSPIGGVGPEQLRIANLLTRLLEVDEVILATSPTTEGEATAGYLALELRKAKGDVKVTRIATGVPAGSDIEYADEVTMTRAMEGRREF; encoded by the coding sequence ATGTCGCGGCTGATCGAGGAGTTGAGGAAGCTGCCTGGAATTGGCTCCAAGAGCGCACAGCGACTGGCGTTTCATGTGCTGCGCTCCTCCGCGGAGGATGCCGAGGCGTTGTCGACGGCGATCAGGGAGCTGAAGCTGCATCTGCGGCTTTGCTCGGTGTGCAACAACATTACCGACGTCGATCCTTGTGGATATTGCACGAATCCGGTGCGAAATCAGCGGGTGGTTTGTGTGGTCGAAGAGCCGACCAATATTGCGACGATTGAGAAGACGCGGAGTTATCACGGGGTGTATCACGTGTTGCATGGGACGCTCTCGCCGATTGGCGGGGTGGGGCCGGAGCAGTTGCGGATTGCGAATCTGCTGACTCGTCTGCTGGAGGTGGATGAGGTGATCCTCGCAACTTCACCGACTACCGAGGGCGAGGCGACTGCTGGATATCTTGCCCTGGAGTTGCGCAAGGCGAAGGGCGATGTGAAGGTGACACGGATCGCGACGGGTGTGCCGGCGGGGAGCGATATCGAATACGCCGATGAGGTGACGATGACACGAGCGATGGAAGGGCGGCGTGAGTTTTAG
- a CDS encoding metallophosphoesterase, with product MTLNNTLSRRGFLRQSFAFSALAGLGSLPSFAGSKPARSPGGSRLLMVGDWGYEDFQAQSRVATAMQAYVGAQGFKTEGLLMLGDNWYGPLPGGVKDPRWQRQFEEMYPKSVFDCPAYAIPGNHDYQTMPMSKVAAELEYAKAGGTRWTMPSLWYSFEFPVKKPLMTVIALDSNMPFASGLPTKGVNFTLTPTQQAEQLAWLAAELEKPRSTPFLVVMGHHPIFSNGPHGDHKVLVRDWEPLLRKHKAHMYLAGHDHDMQHLEFEGHPTSFVLSGGGGADLYPLVIDEAQRGPYAARVYGFSDLEVTPEMLTLRHLDEKGRVIHAFTKKLDGTVTNFA from the coding sequence ATGACTTTGAATAACACGCTGTCCCGCCGCGGCTTTCTTCGACAGAGTTTTGCTTTTAGTGCGTTAGCTGGGCTTGGGAGTCTGCCTTCTTTTGCTGGTTCGAAGCCTGCGCGGTCCCCGGGTGGATCGCGGTTGTTGATGGTGGGGGATTGGGGTTATGAGGACTTCCAGGCTCAGAGCCGCGTGGCCACTGCGATGCAGGCTTATGTGGGGGCGCAGGGGTTCAAGACCGAGGGGCTGCTGATGCTGGGTGACAACTGGTATGGGCCTCTGCCGGGTGGTGTGAAGGACCCGCGGTGGCAGAGGCAGTTCGAGGAGATGTATCCGAAGAGTGTGTTCGATTGCCCGGCGTATGCGATTCCTGGCAACCATGACTATCAGACGATGCCAATGAGCAAGGTTGCGGCGGAGCTGGAGTATGCGAAGGCGGGCGGGACGCGGTGGACGATGCCTTCTCTCTGGTACAGCTTCGAGTTTCCGGTGAAGAAGCCTTTGATGACGGTGATTGCGCTGGATAGCAATATGCCTTTCGCGAGTGGATTGCCGACGAAGGGCGTGAACTTTACGTTGACTCCAACGCAGCAGGCTGAGCAGTTGGCGTGGCTGGCGGCGGAGTTGGAGAAGCCTCGGAGTACTCCGTTTCTGGTGGTGATGGGGCATCATCCGATCTTTTCGAATGGGCCGCATGGGGATCATAAGGTGCTGGTGCGGGACTGGGAGCCGCTTCTGCGGAAGCATAAGGCTCATATGTACCTGGCCGGGCATGACCACGATATGCAGCACCTGGAGTTTGAGGGGCATCCTACTTCGTTTGTTTTGTCTGGTGGCGGTGGGGCGGATCTCTATCCGCTCGTCATCGATGAGGCTCAGCGTGGGCCTTATGCGGCGCGGGTATATGGGTTCAGCGATCTGGAGGTTACGCCGGAGATGCTTACGTTGAGGCATCTGGATGAGAAGGGGCGAGTGATCCACGCCTTTACTAAGAAGCTGGATGGCACGGTTACTAACTTCGCTTAA
- a CDS encoding SIR2 family NAD-dependent protein deacylase, giving the protein MRLTEQDHLFVLTGAGISAESGLATFRGSGGLWNGYRVEQVATPEAWAADPALVWHFYSQRRRNASSAQPNAAHLALAKIEQHLGDRFYLCTQNVDELHERAGSQRIHHMHGNLFQSRCTRCNQPFPDTALYETATTLPQCDRCQAPIRPHIVWFGEIPLDMDTIYRKLNEATVLVVVGTSGSVYPAAGLVHIANQQRTHTIYLGPEAPLNHEAFDEILLGTATELLPTLVP; this is encoded by the coding sequence ATGCGCCTTACCGAACAAGATCACCTCTTCGTCCTAACCGGAGCAGGCATCTCCGCCGAGAGCGGCCTGGCCACCTTCCGCGGCTCCGGCGGCCTCTGGAACGGCTACCGCGTCGAGCAGGTAGCCACCCCCGAAGCCTGGGCCGCCGACCCCGCCCTCGTCTGGCACTTCTACTCCCAGCGCCGCCGCAACGCCTCCTCCGCTCAACCCAACGCCGCCCACCTCGCCCTGGCCAAAATCGAGCAGCATCTAGGCGACCGCTTCTACCTCTGCACCCAAAACGTCGACGAGCTCCACGAGCGCGCCGGCTCCCAGCGTATCCACCACATGCACGGCAACCTCTTCCAATCCCGCTGCACCCGCTGCAACCAGCCCTTCCCCGACACCGCCCTCTACGAAACCGCCACCACCCTCCCCCAATGCGATCGCTGCCAGGCCCCCATCCGCCCGCACATCGTCTGGTTCGGCGAGATCCCGCTAGACATGGACACCATCTACCGCAAGCTAAACGAAGCAACAGTCCTCGTGGTAGTAGGCACCTCCGGCTCCGTCTATCCCGCTGCCGGTCTGGTCCACATCGCCAACCAGCAGCGCACCCACACCATCTACCTCGGCCCCGAAGCACCACTCAACCACGAAGCCTTCGACGAGATCCTCCTCGGCACCGCCACCGAACTCCTCCCCACCCTGGTCCCATAG
- the gpmI gene encoding 2,3-bisphosphoglycerate-independent phosphoglycerate mutase translates to MPKAPVVLTILDGWGYRAETHGNAIAQARKPTYDALLRDYPNTLLRASEHFVGLPDGQMGNSEVGHLNLGAGRIVRMDMTRIDTAILDGSLYTDPTLVRAYELAGQKGRALHLIGLLSDGGVHSHQRHLDALIRMAARHKLTRVFIHAFMDGRDTMPTSGLGYLELLQQTLREAGTGHIASVSGRYYAMDRDCRWEKEHQAFDALVTGHPEGGTYADPIARIKELYNNDITDEFIPPFTCIDAEGTPIALIRDEDVIINFNYRADRVRQITRVLTRKSGLTADPVGSQGHQLPKAAELDAEIPLDLIPSKLHYVCMTQYDKNFKLPIVIPAESMDNLLANLMAQANLRNLRVAETEKYAHVTYFFNGGIEKPFPGEDRALIDSQKVATYDLAPEMSAAGIADAVVKAVNDTAFDVIIVNFANADMVGHSGMMEPTIRAVETVDTQLGRIYQAIKQRGGSLLVTADHGNAEMLIDPATGGPHTAHTTNPVPFLYITEEGNKPALREGGSLRDISPTILSLLNVDQPNQMTGGNLRTKPNTE, encoded by the coding sequence ATGCCCAAAGCACCTGTAGTCCTCACCATCCTCGACGGATGGGGTTACCGCGCCGAGACCCACGGCAACGCCATCGCCCAGGCCCGCAAGCCCACCTACGACGCGCTCCTCCGCGACTACCCCAACACCCTCCTCCGCGCCAGCGAACACTTCGTCGGCCTCCCCGACGGCCAGATGGGCAACAGCGAAGTAGGCCATCTCAACCTCGGCGCAGGCCGCATCGTCCGCATGGACATGACCCGCATCGACACCGCCATCCTCGACGGCAGCCTCTACACCGACCCCACGCTCGTCCGCGCCTACGAACTAGCCGGTCAGAAGGGAAGAGCACTCCACCTCATCGGCCTCCTCTCCGACGGCGGCGTCCACTCCCACCAGCGCCACCTCGACGCCCTCATCCGCATGGCCGCCCGGCACAAGCTCACCCGCGTCTTCATCCACGCCTTCATGGACGGCCGCGACACCATGCCCACCAGCGGCCTCGGCTACCTCGAACTCCTCCAGCAGACCCTCCGCGAAGCCGGCACCGGCCACATCGCCTCCGTCAGCGGCCGCTACTACGCCATGGACCGCGACTGCCGCTGGGAGAAGGAGCACCAGGCCTTCGACGCCCTAGTCACCGGCCACCCCGAAGGCGGCACCTACGCCGACCCCATCGCCCGAATCAAAGAGCTCTACAACAACGACATCACCGACGAGTTCATCCCGCCCTTCACCTGCATCGACGCCGAAGGCACCCCCATCGCCCTCATCCGTGACGAAGACGTCATCATCAACTTCAACTACCGCGCCGACCGCGTCCGCCAGATCACCCGCGTCCTCACCCGCAAGTCCGGCCTCACCGCCGACCCCGTCGGCAGCCAGGGCCATCAGCTCCCCAAGGCCGCCGAACTCGACGCCGAGATCCCCCTCGACCTCATCCCCTCCAAACTCCACTACGTCTGCATGACCCAGTACGACAAAAACTTCAAACTCCCCATCGTCATCCCCGCCGAATCGATGGACAATCTCCTCGCCAACCTCATGGCCCAGGCCAACCTCCGCAACCTCCGCGTTGCCGAGACCGAAAAGTACGCCCACGTCACCTACTTCTTCAACGGCGGCATCGAAAAGCCCTTCCCCGGCGAAGATCGCGCCCTCATCGACTCACAAAAAGTAGCCACCTACGACCTCGCCCCCGAGATGTCCGCGGCAGGCATAGCCGACGCAGTCGTAAAGGCCGTCAACGACACCGCCTTCGACGTCATCATCGTCAACTTCGCCAACGCCGACATGGTCGGCCACTCCGGCATGATGGAACCCACCATCCGCGCCGTAGAAACCGTAGACACGCAACTAGGCCGCATCTATCAAGCCATCAAACAACGCGGCGGCTCGCTCCTGGTCACAGCAGACCACGGCAACGCCGAGATGCTCATCGACCCCGCCACCGGCGGCCCCCACACCGCCCACACCACCAACCCCGTCCCCTTCCTCTACATCACCGAAGAAGGCAACAAGCCAGCCCTGCGCGAAGGTGGCAGCCTGCGCGACATCTCCCCCACCATCCTGTCGCTGCTGAACGTAGACCAACCCAACCAGATGACCGGCGGCAACCTCCGCACAAAACCCAATACCGAATAA
- a CDS encoding serine/threonine-protein kinase, whose amino-acid sequence MKRREIKQYEFVRKIGTGGSGVVYLANDTLLQRPVVLKLLKRGNLTIEQMRATQLREARLASAIDHPNVCAIYDVGEALEENGSGEEAYIVMQYIPGKSLDKLIAEGPASLQLVLSAGIQTADGLSAAHNLGIFHRDLKPANVMLTDGGLIKILDFGLARRLRPDQTEFDPGGPVNKRTPVAGATYTARGGTIAYMAPEQFVTGQSSVQSDIFALGLILYELATGRHPFHRPDAPEFQSIRAIQFADPPSIRDIAPDLPVELESVILRCLEKQPSARFGSAAEVRDALKTIMRAMQLDSVLLPGDNISLRPNQARLPLDTPDEEKRTTGILSMLAERFRESGTSSTSNQNSIVVLPFVNFGPADVAPLYGYALADAIATRLTRMSSLVVRPSSSFMNIPTQQLDPLSIGKKLLVNYVLAGNFLRSDKGFDLNWQLLDVPNQSVRAGGSINVASFDLVSVQSEICNEVFSTLQGFGDLAPHETNRTASLSAPSLNQALSEQYLQARAVLSSFMNRTGSRDDLNRACELFTSVVSQDEKYSPAWSGLGVTHLQYVRHGLGGQMHVLEARRAFDKALQLDPGSVEANLYRVYMLLSRGEKESARHGIENLLQTAGNDWNVRLVAGQTLRIDGMYDEALEQFNASLRMNPSNAAMIYNHRARVYQYQNQMELAADEIEKGLTLEPRQPLLRISLGYQQMRTGDLPKAIETLEKVIRDDTSLRIVFPTIALCYVQLGERQKAATFIVDETLSAAEADSEMAYRLATYFALEGDESEALHWLRRAIYLGNENYPWFSINPAWRKLKGHVDFERILEDLKKSYRRNQKNWKRLLAQVRN is encoded by the coding sequence ATGAAGCGCCGCGAGATCAAGCAGTACGAGTTCGTCCGCAAGATAGGCACAGGCGGCAGCGGCGTCGTCTACCTCGCCAACGACACCCTCCTCCAGCGGCCCGTCGTGCTCAAACTCCTCAAGCGCGGCAACCTCACCATCGAGCAGATGCGCGCTACCCAGCTCCGCGAAGCCCGCCTCGCCTCCGCCATCGACCACCCCAACGTCTGCGCCATCTACGACGTCGGCGAAGCCCTCGAAGAGAACGGCAGCGGGGAAGAAGCCTACATCGTCATGCAGTACATCCCCGGCAAATCCCTCGACAAGCTCATCGCCGAAGGCCCCGCCAGCCTCCAGCTCGTCCTCTCCGCCGGCATTCAAACCGCCGATGGCCTCTCCGCCGCCCACAACCTCGGCATCTTCCACCGCGACCTCAAACCCGCCAACGTCATGCTCACCGACGGCGGCCTCATCAAGATCCTCGACTTCGGCCTCGCCCGCCGCCTCCGCCCCGACCAGACCGAGTTCGACCCCGGCGGCCCCGTCAACAAACGCACCCCCGTCGCCGGAGCCACCTACACCGCACGCGGCGGCACCATCGCCTACATGGCGCCCGAGCAGTTCGTCACCGGCCAGTCCAGCGTCCAGTCCGACATCTTCGCCCTCGGCCTCATCCTCTACGAGCTCGCCACCGGCCGCCACCCCTTCCACCGCCCCGACGCACCCGAGTTCCAGTCCATCCGCGCCATCCAGTTCGCCGACCCGCCCTCCATCCGCGACATCGCCCCCGACCTCCCCGTCGAGCTCGAGTCCGTCATCCTCCGCTGCCTCGAAAAACAACCCTCCGCCCGCTTCGGCTCCGCAGCCGAGGTCCGCGACGCCCTCAAGACCATCATGCGAGCCATGCAGCTCGACTCCGTCCTCCTCCCCGGCGACAACATCTCTCTCCGTCCCAATCAGGCCCGCCTCCCCCTCGACACCCCCGACGAAGAAAAACGCACCACCGGCATCCTCTCCATGCTCGCCGAGCGATTCCGCGAGTCCGGCACCTCCTCCACCAGCAACCAAAACAGCATCGTCGTCCTCCCCTTCGTCAACTTCGGCCCCGCCGACGTCGCCCCCCTCTACGGTTACGCCCTCGCCGACGCCATCGCCACCCGCCTCACCCGCATGTCCTCCCTCGTCGTCCGCCCCTCCAGCTCCTTCATGAACATCCCCACCCAGCAGCTCGACCCCCTCAGCATTGGCAAAAAACTCCTCGTCAACTACGTCCTCGCAGGCAACTTCCTCCGATCCGACAAAGGCTTCGACCTCAACTGGCAGCTCCTCGACGTCCCCAACCAGAGCGTCCGCGCCGGCGGCTCCATCAACGTAGCCTCCTTCGACCTCGTCTCCGTCCAGTCCGAGATCTGCAACGAAGTATTCAGTACCCTTCAGGGCTTCGGCGATCTCGCTCCCCACGAGACCAATCGCACCGCCTCGCTCTCCGCCCCCTCCCTCAACCAGGCCCTCTCCGAGCAGTACCTCCAGGCCCGCGCCGTCCTCTCCTCCTTCATGAACCGCACCGGCAGCCGCGACGACCTCAACCGCGCCTGCGAGCTCTTCACCTCGGTGGTCAGTCAGGATGAAAAATACTCCCCCGCCTGGTCCGGCCTCGGCGTCACCCATCTCCAGTACGTCCGCCACGGCCTCGGCGGCCAGATGCACGTCCTCGAAGCCCGTCGCGCCTTCGACAAGGCCCTCCAGCTAGACCCCGGCTCCGTCGAAGCCAACCTCTACCGCGTCTACATGCTCCTCTCCCGCGGCGAAAAAGAGTCCGCCCGCCACGGCATCGAAAACCTCCTCCAGACCGCCGGCAATGACTGGAACGTCCGCCTGGTCGCCGGTCAGACCCTCCGCATCGACGGCATGTACGACGAGGCCCTCGAGCAGTTCAACGCCTCTCTCCGCATGAACCCCTCGAACGCCGCCATGATCTACAACCATCGCGCCCGCGTCTACCAGTATCAAAACCAGATGGAGCTGGCCGCCGACGAGATCGAAAAGGGTCTCACCCTCGAACCCCGCCAGCCGCTCCTCAGAATCTCCCTCGGCTACCAGCAGATGCGCACCGGCGACCTCCCCAAAGCCATCGAGACGCTCGAAAAAGTCATCCGCGACGACACCTCTCTCCGCATCGTCTTTCCCACCATCGCCCTCTGCTACGTCCAGCTGGGCGAACGCCAAAAGGCCGCCACCTTCATCGTCGACGAGACTCTCTCCGCCGCCGAAGCCGACAGCGAGATGGCCTATCGCCTGGCCACCTACTTTGCCCTCGAAGGCGACGAGTCCGAAGCTCTCCACTGGCTGCGCCGCGCCATCTATCTCGGCAACGAAAACTATCCCTGGTTCAGCATCAACCCAGCCTGGCGCAAGCTAAAGGGCCACGTCGACTTCGAGCGAATCCTAGAAGACCTCAAAAAATCCTACCGCCGCAACCAGAAAAACTGGAAGCGCCTCTTGGCCCAGGTCCGCAACTGA
- a CDS encoding helix-turn-helix transcriptional regulator, which translates to MAVSISGSLSSQSTVAPPSPAESTPTEVVHKPVSAIGDTVKLSQAAQVHQLKQQGQALSQIASNLGISVATVDGYLGVTAPKAASVALAAPTVKAAPIAAKG; encoded by the coding sequence ATGGCTGTTTCTATCTCTGGCTCTTTATCGTCTCAATCGACGGTTGCTCCTCCCTCTCCCGCTGAATCAACCCCGACGGAGGTCGTTCATAAACCCGTTTCGGCAATCGGCGACACGGTGAAACTATCGCAGGCTGCGCAGGTTCACCAGCTGAAGCAGCAGGGACAGGCGCTCTCTCAGATTGCTTCAAACCTCGGGATCTCGGTAGCGACGGTCGATGGCTATCTGGGTGTGACCGCACCCAAAGCCGCTTCGGTTGCCCTTGCGGCTCCAACGGTCAAAGCGGCTCCGATTGCGGCGAAGGGTTAG
- a CDS encoding MFS transporter produces the protein MGHTSTLPTLAPPAQPQSGTLLRVLAAASFCHLLNDMVQSLLPSIYPILKSSFHLNFTQIGILTLTFQITASLLQPVIGHLGDRTPRPFALPIGMTFTLAGLLLLAVAPTFGWLIFAASLVGIGSAIFHPESSRIARMASGGRHGFAQSFFQVGGNAGSAIGPLLAAFIVLPRGQIGMAWFAIPALLAICILIWVGRWYRITHTNAAANKPPETTHHTHLSRGKIIGAIAVLIALIFSKYFYLASLTSYYTFYLINRFQVSVRTSQELLFLFLAAVAAGTLIGGPVGDRYGRKYVIWVSILGVLPFTLILPHANLLWTAILTVIIGFVLASAFSAILVYAQELVPGRVGMISGLFFGFAFGMGGIGAAVLGKVADATSITHVYQLCAYLPAIGLLTWLLPNLEPARKRQ, from the coding sequence ATGGGCCACACTTCGACTCTCCCCACTCTGGCACCCCCAGCCCAGCCCCAGTCCGGCACCCTCCTGCGCGTCCTCGCCGCCGCCAGCTTCTGCCATCTCCTCAACGACATGGTGCAGTCCCTGCTGCCCTCCATCTACCCCATCCTCAAGAGCTCCTTCCATCTCAACTTCACCCAGATCGGCATCCTCACCCTCACCTTCCAGATCACCGCCTCTCTCCTACAGCCCGTCATCGGCCATCTGGGAGACCGCACTCCCCGCCCCTTCGCTCTGCCCATCGGCATGACCTTCACCCTCGCCGGCCTGCTCCTGCTCGCCGTGGCACCCACCTTCGGATGGCTCATCTTTGCGGCCTCCTTGGTGGGCATCGGCTCCGCCATCTTCCACCCCGAGTCCTCCCGCATCGCCCGCATGGCATCTGGTGGTCGCCACGGCTTCGCGCAGTCCTTCTTCCAGGTCGGCGGAAACGCCGGCTCCGCCATCGGCCCGCTCCTCGCAGCCTTCATCGTCCTGCCTCGCGGACAGATCGGCATGGCCTGGTTCGCCATCCCCGCCCTCCTCGCCATCTGCATCCTCATCTGGGTTGGCCGCTGGTACCGCATCACCCACACCAATGCCGCAGCCAACAAGCCCCCCGAAACCACGCACCACACCCATCTCTCCCGCGGCAAAATCATCGGAGCCATCGCGGTCCTCATCGCACTCATCTTTTCCAAGTACTTCTACCTCGCCAGCCTCACCAGCTACTACACCTTCTACCTCATCAACCGCTTCCAGGTCTCCGTCCGCACCTCGCAGGAGCTGCTCTTCCTCTTCCTCGCCGCAGTCGCCGCCGGAACCCTCATCGGCGGACCCGTAGGCGACCGCTACGGCCGCAAGTACGTCATCTGGGTCAGCATCCTCGGCGTCCTGCCCTTCACCCTCATCCTGCCCCACGCCAATCTGCTCTGGACCGCAATCCTCACCGTCATCATCGGCTTCGTCCTCGCTTCCGCCTTCTCCGCCATCCTCGTCTACGCGCAGGAGCTGGTCCCCGGCCGCGTCGGCATGATCTCCGGCCTCTTCTTCGGCTTCGCCTTCGGCATGGGAGGCATCGGCGCCGCCGTCCTCGGCAAAGTAGCCGACGCCACCAGCATCACTCACGTCTACCAGCTCTGCGCCTACCTGCCCGCCATCGGCCTCCTCACCTGGCTCCTCCCCAACCTGGAGCCAGCCAGAAAGCGACAATAA
- the eno gene encoding phosphopyruvate hydratase, which yields MTEIVSIHAREILDSRGNPTVEADVLLDSGAKGRAAVPSGASTGEHEAVELRDGDKEHYLGKGVLQAVENVETILGPELTGMDASNQRLIDATMINIDGTENKSKVGANAILAVSMAVARASAEALKLPLYRYLGGVNACLLPTPMMNILNGGSHADSNVDFQEFMVMPTGAETFSDALRWGTEVFHTLKGVLKKKGYNTAVGDEGGFAPSLKSNDEALDLILEAIQLAGYTPGEDISIALDPASSEFFDKETAKYVFKKSDKRSLSSEEMTAFWENWVNKYPIISIEDGLAEDDWTGWAHLTKVLGDKVQLVGDDLFVTNTQRLQQGIEQKVANSILIKVNQIGTVTETLEAIELARRFGYTSIISHRSGETEDTFIADLAVGTGAGQIKTGSASRTDRIAKYNQLLRIEEELGQSAEFLGIESVNFGE from the coding sequence ATGACCGAGATCGTCTCTATCCACGCACGCGAAATTCTGGACTCCCGCGGTAATCCCACCGTCGAGGCCGACGTCCTCCTCGACAGCGGAGCCAAAGGCCGCGCCGCCGTTCCCAGTGGAGCCTCCACCGGCGAGCACGAAGCCGTAGAACTCCGCGACGGAGACAAAGAGCACTACCTCGGTAAAGGCGTCCTCCAGGCCGTCGAAAACGTCGAAACCATCCTCGGCCCCGAACTCACCGGCATGGACGCCAGCAACCAGCGCCTCATCGACGCCACCATGATCAACATCGACGGCACCGAGAACAAATCCAAAGTCGGAGCCAACGCCATCCTCGCCGTCTCCATGGCCGTAGCCCGCGCCTCTGCCGAAGCCCTCAAGCTCCCCCTCTACCGCTACCTTGGCGGAGTCAACGCCTGCCTCCTCCCCACGCCCATGATGAACATCCTCAACGGCGGCTCCCACGCCGACTCCAACGTCGACTTCCAGGAGTTCATGGTCATGCCCACCGGCGCCGAAACCTTCTCCGACGCCCTCCGCTGGGGCACCGAGGTCTTCCACACCCTCAAAGGCGTCCTCAAAAAGAAGGGATACAACACCGCCGTAGGCGACGAAGGCGGCTTCGCCCCCTCGCTCAAATCCAACGACGAAGCCCTAGACCTCATCCTCGAAGCCATCCAGCTCGCCGGCTACACCCCAGGCGAAGACATCTCCATCGCCCTCGACCCCGCCTCCAGCGAGTTCTTTGATAAAGAGACAGCCAAATACGTCTTCAAGAAATCCGACAAGCGCAGTCTCTCCTCCGAAGAGATGACCGCCTTCTGGGAGAACTGGGTCAACAAATATCCCATCATCTCCATCGAAGACGGCCTCGCCGAAGACGACTGGACAGGCTGGGCGCACCTCACCAAAGTCCTCGGCGACAAGGTCCAGCTCGTAGGCGACGATCTCTTCGTCACCAACACCCAGCGTCTCCAGCAGGGCATCGAGCAAAAAGTAGCCAACTCCATCCTCATCAAGGTCAACCAGATTGGCACTGTCACCGAAACCCTCGAAGCCATCGAGCTCGCCCGTCGCTTCGGCTACACCAGCATCATCAGCCACCGCTCTGGCGAAACCGAAGACACCTTCATCGCCGACCTCGCCGTAGGCACAGGCGCAGGCCAGATCAAGACCGGCTCCGCCTCCCGCACCGATCGCATCGCCAAGTACAACCAGCTCCTTCGCATCGAAGAAGAGCTAGGCCAGTCCGCCGAATTCCTCGGCATCGAGTCTGTCAACTTTGGCGAATAA
- a CDS encoding PP2C family protein-serine/threonine phosphatase, which translates to MKSSEPDLAATGRSPRRMELEGLQGVDLHAEYHSVRTGGDFFDAVDLGTHVIFLLTDIAGTKEATQPIASEVQRIFRGSAAELLGPAGTNVMDATAQLAQAVNHELIRAAKGVRFAPTFLGCYDLALGILAYVNAGGLTAVFHDSEGARILTSASVPLGLFTHLTHEPAMQAFEPGAKLLLVTKGVMETRHGRTHFGVERLIPLMQDAAPGFATQSATELCLAALKAAEEFKQVPWYSRLNPFGHRQEDEDLTALALVRHGTAG; encoded by the coding sequence ATGAAGTCGTCTGAACCGGATTTGGCAGCGACGGGCCGAAGTCCCCGGCGAATGGAGCTCGAGGGGCTGCAGGGTGTTGATCTGCACGCGGAGTATCACTCGGTGCGGACGGGTGGAGACTTCTTCGATGCGGTGGACCTGGGCACGCATGTGATCTTTCTGCTGACCGATATTGCCGGGACCAAGGAGGCGACGCAACCGATTGCGTCCGAGGTTCAGAGGATCTTTCGCGGGAGCGCTGCGGAGCTGCTGGGGCCGGCGGGCACGAACGTGATGGATGCTACGGCTCAGCTGGCACAGGCGGTGAACCATGAGTTGATCCGGGCTGCGAAGGGGGTTCGCTTTGCGCCTACGTTTCTGGGTTGCTACGATCTTGCGCTTGGCATTCTTGCCTATGTGAACGCGGGTGGGCTGACGGCTGTGTTTCATGATTCGGAGGGTGCGCGAATTCTGACGAGCGCGTCGGTGCCGCTGGGTTTGTTTACGCACCTGACGCATGAGCCTGCGATGCAGGCGTTTGAGCCGGGAGCGAAGCTGCTGCTGGTGACCAAGGGCGTGATGGAGACGCGGCATGGACGGACTCACTTTGGTGTGGAGCGACTGATTCCGCTTATGCAGGACGCGGCGCCCGGGTTTGCGACGCAGTCGGCGACGGAGCTTTGCCTGGCGGCGTTGAAGGCGGCTGAGGAGTTCAAGCAGGTTCCCTGGTACAGCAGGCTGAATCCCTTTGGACATCGGCAGGAGGACGAGGATCTGACTGCGCTTGCGCTGGTGAGGCATGGCACGGCTGGTTAG
- a CDS encoding isoprenylcysteine carboxyl methyltransferase family protein, with amino-acid sequence MKPAALAFVAFVFLFRLATLAISIRHERALRKDGAIEYGVLNSKILTVAYTSYLIAAAIEGVIRNAPFDILSGIGFVLYAISVIALLAVIHLLGRFWTVKLLIAPDHSLVLHPFFRLIRHPNYFLNAIPELVGIALVLHAYDTLVIGLPPVLLLFANRIRQEERAMKATFAAY; translated from the coding sequence ATGAAACCCGCAGCCCTGGCCTTCGTCGCCTTCGTCTTCCTCTTTCGTCTCGCAACTCTGGCGATCTCAATCCGCCACGAGCGCGCTCTCAGAAAAGACGGCGCCATCGAGTACGGCGTGCTCAACTCGAAGATTCTCACCGTCGCCTACACCAGCTACCTCATCGCTGCGGCGATCGAAGGAGTGATCCGCAACGCCCCCTTCGACATCCTCTCTGGCATCGGATTCGTACTCTACGCCATCAGCGTCATCGCCCTACTCGCAGTCATCCACCTTCTCGGTCGCTTCTGGACGGTCAAACTCCTCATCGCCCCAGATCACTCTCTCGTGCTTCATCCCTTCTTCCGTCTGATTCGCCACCCAAATTATTTTCTCAACGCGATCCCGGAACTGGTAGGTATCGCCCTGGTGCTTCACGCCTACGACACGCTCGTGATCGGTCTTCCCCCAGTCCTCCTCCTCTTCGCCAATCGCATCCGCCAAGAGGAGCGCGCCATGAAAGCAACCTTCGCAGCCTATTGA